Proteins co-encoded in one Armatimonadota bacterium genomic window:
- a CDS encoding xanthine dehydrogenase family protein subunit M, whose protein sequence is MIPAAFDYVRPATLDEALAMLQQNPEAKLLAGGHSLLPLMKLRLASPPLLIDLGRIPGLSYIREDAQAVRIGALTTHAEIERSPIVARHFAALTQAAEAIGDLQVRNRGTIGGSLAHADPAADYPAAVLALEAVIHVRGPAGARAVPADGFFTGLYQTALQPGEIITEVEVPIPPRVTGSAYRKMKHPASGFAVVGAAAVVRLGPDGYEQRVRLAFTGVGPHAYRAKAVEAALRGKRIDEATVVEAVQQATDGVDVLDDLFADAEYRAHLARVYGKRALLAAAQTS, encoded by the coding sequence AGCAGAACCCCGAGGCCAAACTCCTGGCCGGCGGGCACAGCCTGCTGCCGTTGATGAAGCTCCGCCTGGCCTCGCCGCCCCTGCTGATCGACCTGGGGCGCATTCCGGGCCTGAGCTACATCCGCGAGGACGCCCAGGCGGTGCGCATCGGCGCGCTCACCACCCACGCCGAGATCGAGCGCTCGCCGATCGTCGCCCGACACTTCGCCGCCCTGACGCAGGCGGCCGAGGCGATCGGCGACCTCCAGGTGCGCAACCGCGGCACCATCGGCGGCAGCCTGGCCCACGCCGATCCTGCGGCCGACTACCCTGCGGCCGTGCTGGCGCTGGAGGCCGTGATCCACGTGCGGGGCCCGGCCGGCGCCCGGGCCGTTCCGGCCGACGGCTTCTTCACGGGGCTGTACCAGACCGCCCTGCAGCCCGGCGAGATCATCACCGAGGTGGAGGTGCCGATCCCGCCGCGCGTGACGGGCTCGGCCTACCGCAAGATGAAGCATCCCGCCAGCGGCTTCGCGGTGGTGGGCGCGGCGGCGGTGGTGCGCCTGGGGCCTGACGGGTATGAGCAACGGGTGCGCCTGGCGTTCACGGGCGTCGGCCCCCACGCCTACCGCGCCAAGGCCGTGGAGGCGGCGCTGCGCGGCAAGCGCATCGACGAGGCCACGGTGGTCGAGGCGGTGCAGCAGGCCACCGACGGCGTCGACGTGCTGGACGACCTGTTCGCCGACGCCGAGTACCGCGCCCACCTGGCGCGGGTGTACGGGAAGCGCGCGCTGCTGGCAGCGGCGCAGACGTCGTAG